Proteins co-encoded in one Cynocephalus volans isolate mCynVol1 chromosome 11, mCynVol1.pri, whole genome shotgun sequence genomic window:
- the GATA2 gene encoding endothelial transcription factor GATA-2 isoform X2 — protein MEVAPEQPRWMAHPAVLNAQHPDSHHPGLAHNYMEPAQLLPPDEVDVFFNHLDSQGNPYYANPAHARARVSYSPAHARLTGGQMCRPHLLHSPGLPWLDGGKAALSAAAAHHHNPWTVSPFSKTPLHPSAAGGPGGPLSVYPGAGAGSGGGSGSSVASLTPTAAHSGSHLFGFPPTPPKEVSPDPSTAGAASPASSSAGGSTARGDDKDGVKYQVSLTESMKIESGSPLRPGLAAMGAQPATHHPIPTYPSYVPAAAHDYGSGLFHPGGFLGGPASSFTPKQRSKARSCSEGRECVNCGATATPLWRRDGTGHYLCNACGLYHKMNGQNRPLIKPKRRLTTTTTLWRRNANGDPVCNACGLYYKLHNVNRPLTMKKEGIQTRNRKMSNKSKKSKKGAECFEELSKCMQEKSSPFSAAALAGHMAPVGHLPPFSHSGHILPTPTPIHPSSSLSFGHPHPSSMVTAMG, from the exons ATGGAGGTGGCGCCCGAGCAGCCGCGCTGGATGGCGCACCCCGCCGTGCTGAACGCTCAGCACCCCGACTCGCACCACCCGGGTCTGGCGCACAACTACATGGAGCCCGCGCAGCTGCTGCCTCCCGACGAGGTGGACGTCTTCTTCAACCACCTTGACTCGCAGGGCAACCCTTACTACGCCAACCCGGCCCACGCGCGGGCGCGCGTCTCCTACAGCCCCGCGCACG CCCGCCTGACCGGAGGCCAGATGTGCCGGCCACACTTGCTGCACAGCCCGGGCTTGCCCTGGCTGGATGGGGGCAAAGCCGCCCTCTCCGCCGCCGCTGCTCACCACCACAACCCCTGGACCGTGAGCCCCTTCTCCAAGACGCCGCTGCACCCCTCGGCCGCCGGGGGCCCCGGAGGCCCTCTGTCCGTGTACcccggggctggggctgggagcgGGGGAGGCAGCGGGAGCTCGGTGGCCTCCCTCACTCCCACTGCAGCCCACTCTGGCTCCCACCTCTTTGGCTTCCCACCCACGCCGCCCAAAGAAGTGTCTCCCGACCCCAGCACCGCCGGGGCCGCCTCCCCAGCCTCCTCTTCCGCAGGGGGTAGCACAGCCAGGGGGGACGACAAGGACGGCGTCAAATACCAGGTGTCACTGACAGAGAGCATGAAGATAGAAAGCGGCAGTCCCCTGCGCCCGGGCCTGGCGGCCATGGGCGCCCAGCCTGCCACACACCATCCCATCCCCACCTATCCCTCCTACGTGCCAGCAGCTGCGCACGACTACGGCAGCGGACTCTTCCACCCGGGAGGCTTCCTGGGTGGCCCGGCCTCCAGCTTCACCCCTAAGCAGCGCAGCAAGGCGCGCTCCTGCTCAG AAGGCCGGGAGTGTGTCAACTGTGGGGCCACAGCCACCCCTCTCTGGCGACGGGACGGCACTGGCCACTATCTGTGCAACGCCTGCGGGCTCTACCACAAGATGAACGGGCAGAACCGGCCGCTGATCAAGCCCAAGCGAAGGCTG ACGACAACCACCACCTTATGGCGCCGAAACGCCAATGGGGACCCTGTTTGCAACGCCTGTGGCCTCTACTACAAGCTGCACAAT GTTAATAGGCCACTGACCATGAAGAAGGAGGGGATCCAGACGCGGAACCGGAAGATGTCCAACAAGTCCAAGAAAAGCAAGAAGGGGGCAGAGTGCTTCGAGGAGCTGTCCAAGTGCATGCAGGAGAAATCGTCTCCCTTCAGCGCAGCCGCCCTGGCCGGACACATGGCACCTGTGGGCCACCTCCCGCCCTTCAGCCACTCGGGACACATCCTGCCCACCCCGACGCCTATTCAcccctcctccagcctctcctttgGCCACCCTCACCCATCCAGCATGGTGACTGCCATGGGTTAG
- the GATA2 gene encoding endothelial transcription factor GATA-2 isoform X1 codes for MEVAPEQPRWMAHPAVLNAQHPDSHHPGLAHNYMEPAQLLPPDEVDVFFNHLDSQGNPYYANPAHARARVSYSPAHARLTGGQMCRPHLLHSPGLPWLDGGKAALSAAAAHHHNPWTVSPFSKTPLHPSAAGGPGGPLSVYPGAGAGSGGGSGSSVASLTPTAAHSGSHLFGFPPTPPKEVSPDPSTAGAASPASSSAGGSTARGDDKDGVKYQVSLTESMKIESGSPLRPGLAAMGAQPATHHPIPTYPSYVPAAAHDYGSGLFHPGGFLGGPASSFTPKQRSKARSCSEGRECVNCGATATPLWRRDGTGHYLCNACGLYHKMNGQNRPLIKPKRRLSAARRAGTCCANCQTTTTTLWRRNANGDPVCNACGLYYKLHNVNRPLTMKKEGIQTRNRKMSNKSKKSKKGAECFEELSKCMQEKSSPFSAAALAGHMAPVGHLPPFSHSGHILPTPTPIHPSSSLSFGHPHPSSMVTAMG; via the exons ATGGAGGTGGCGCCCGAGCAGCCGCGCTGGATGGCGCACCCCGCCGTGCTGAACGCTCAGCACCCCGACTCGCACCACCCGGGTCTGGCGCACAACTACATGGAGCCCGCGCAGCTGCTGCCTCCCGACGAGGTGGACGTCTTCTTCAACCACCTTGACTCGCAGGGCAACCCTTACTACGCCAACCCGGCCCACGCGCGGGCGCGCGTCTCCTACAGCCCCGCGCACG CCCGCCTGACCGGAGGCCAGATGTGCCGGCCACACTTGCTGCACAGCCCGGGCTTGCCCTGGCTGGATGGGGGCAAAGCCGCCCTCTCCGCCGCCGCTGCTCACCACCACAACCCCTGGACCGTGAGCCCCTTCTCCAAGACGCCGCTGCACCCCTCGGCCGCCGGGGGCCCCGGAGGCCCTCTGTCCGTGTACcccggggctggggctgggagcgGGGGAGGCAGCGGGAGCTCGGTGGCCTCCCTCACTCCCACTGCAGCCCACTCTGGCTCCCACCTCTTTGGCTTCCCACCCACGCCGCCCAAAGAAGTGTCTCCCGACCCCAGCACCGCCGGGGCCGCCTCCCCAGCCTCCTCTTCCGCAGGGGGTAGCACAGCCAGGGGGGACGACAAGGACGGCGTCAAATACCAGGTGTCACTGACAGAGAGCATGAAGATAGAAAGCGGCAGTCCCCTGCGCCCGGGCCTGGCGGCCATGGGCGCCCAGCCTGCCACACACCATCCCATCCCCACCTATCCCTCCTACGTGCCAGCAGCTGCGCACGACTACGGCAGCGGACTCTTCCACCCGGGAGGCTTCCTGGGTGGCCCGGCCTCCAGCTTCACCCCTAAGCAGCGCAGCAAGGCGCGCTCCTGCTCAG AAGGCCGGGAGTGTGTCAACTGTGGGGCCACAGCCACCCCTCTCTGGCGACGGGACGGCACTGGCCACTATCTGTGCAACGCCTGCGGGCTCTACCACAAGATGAACGGGCAGAACCGGCCGCTGATCAAGCCCAAGCGAAGGCTG TCGGCTGCCAGGAGAGCGGGCACCTGTTGTGCAAATTGTCAGACGACAACCACCACCTTATGGCGCCGAAACGCCAATGGGGACCCTGTTTGCAACGCCTGTGGCCTCTACTACAAGCTGCACAAT GTTAATAGGCCACTGACCATGAAGAAGGAGGGGATCCAGACGCGGAACCGGAAGATGTCCAACAAGTCCAAGAAAAGCAAGAAGGGGGCAGAGTGCTTCGAGGAGCTGTCCAAGTGCATGCAGGAGAAATCGTCTCCCTTCAGCGCAGCCGCCCTGGCCGGACACATGGCACCTGTGGGCCACCTCCCGCCCTTCAGCCACTCGGGACACATCCTGCCCACCCCGACGCCTATTCAcccctcctccagcctctcctttgGCCACCCTCACCCATCCAGCATGGTGACTGCCATGGGTTAG